CAACAATAAAGTCATTAGGAATCTCCATTGCAACATATTCAATATCCAATGGTACTTGCAGCTTGCCGGGCTTCAGGAGCAGTGTGCTGATGTGCAGACTGGCAGGCTCGCGCGTGCCGAGTGTCTCTATCATACGCTTCATTGTAGAGCCTGTATCAACTATATCCTCAACAATGACCACGTGGCGACCGCGAATATCTTCGTTCAAACCGATAACTTCCTTGATTTTTCCCGTCGAAGTAGTACCTTCGTAAGAAGCCAGTTTCACGAACGAAATTTCGCAAGGGATAGTGATATGCTTCATCAAATCCGAAGCAAACATAAACGAACCATTAAGAACGGCTATGAAAAGAGGATTCTTGTCAGCCATATCCTTGTTTATACGTTCAGCTACTTTCTTTACTCGTTCAAGTATCTCGGCTTCTGGGATAGAAGTTTCAAAAGTTTTGTCTTTTATTGTTACTCGGCTCATAGTCCTAAATCTGTTATTTTGCGCAAAATTACGAAAATTATAGCAAACAATCCTATATGATTAGCATTTATTTTGTAAATTTGCCTTCATTATGAAGATATTCACTAATGCTCAGATACACGAGCTTGACAAATACACAATAGAACACGAGCCCATCAAGTCCATTGACCTTATGGAGCGTGCTGCGAAAGCATTGACCCATTCGATTATGGAACAATGGAGCAACCAGACACCAGTGGTGGTCTTTGCAGGCCCGGGCAACAACGGTGGTGATGCACTTGCAGTCGCCCGTCTGCTATTTGCCGAGAACTATCAGGTAAAGGTGGTGCTCTTCAATATTTCCAACCAACTTTCCGAGGATTGCGCAACCAACAAGCAACGCTTATTGGATATGAAGCAATTCAAGGATTTCACGGAAGTTACGGCTACATTTGAACCACCTGACCTCACGGCTGAAACGCTGGTAGTGGACGGATTGTTCGGTTCTGGGCTGAACAAGCCTTTGGCCGGAGGCTTTGCTTCGCTGATAAAATACATCAATCAAAGTCCGTCAAAGGTTGTAAGTATCGACGTTCCTTCAGGTTTGATGTCCGAGGATAACTCTTTCAATGTCAGGGCAAACATCATTCACGCCGACCTGACGCTTACGCTCCACCAGAAGAAGCTCTCTTTCCTGTTCGGAGATATGCAACCGTTCCTCGGGGAACTGAAAGTGCTCGACATTCGTCTGAGTCAGGAATATATCAATAAGACAGAGGCACAGTTTTCCATACTCGAAGAATCGGACATACGCAGTCGTCTGCTCCATCGCGGAGACTTTGCACACAAAGGACAGATGGGAAATGCGCTCATCATAGCAGGCAGTTACGGTATGGCCGGCGCATCAGTGCTTGCCACGAAAGCCTGTTTACGTTCCGGCGTAGGCAAGGCCACGGTACACACGCCTAAAAAGAATTACGACATTATGCAGATTTCGGTTCCCGAAGCAGTTATGCAGATGGACCACGAAGAGACCACTTTCTCCGAAGCTGTGGACACGGAAGATTTCGACGCACTGGGAATAGGTCCCGGCTTAGGACTGTCAGAGAACACAGCTATTGCAATGATTTCGCAGATTCGCCGTGCGCAATGTCCGGTTGTGGCTGATGCAGACGCATTGAATATGCTGGCGAGCCACCGTGCGTGGATGCAGCAACTTCCAAGAAACATCATTATGACGCCACATCCATTGGAATTCGACCGTTTGAGTGGCTCGCCTGCCAACGGAGACTACGAACGTCTGCAACAAGCAAGGGATATGGCACAGTCTCTCCACGCATACATCCTTCTCAAAGGACATTACAGCGCACTCTGTATGCCCAATGGACACGTTTGTTTCAACCCAACCGGCAACAGCGGTATGGCTACAGCCGGCAGCGGAGATGTGCTCACCGGCATTATCACGGCACTATTGGCACGTGGCTACAAGCAGGAAGATGCCTGCGCAGTAGGTATGTATATTCACGGATTGGCAGGAGATTTTGCCGAAAAGGAAGTTGGAAAGGAAAGTCTGATAGCAAGCGACATCATCAACTATCTTCCGGAAGCATTCAAACGACTGAACGATTAGAAAGAATAAAGAGAAACCTTAAACGCAGCAGAACTGCAAGTGTCTGCACATATAGAAGCGAAGCCCGAAGAGTATAGGATACTTT
The Prevotella sp. HUN102 genome window above contains:
- a CDS encoding bifunctional ADP-dependent NAD(P)H-hydrate dehydratase/NAD(P)H-hydrate epimerase, whose translation is MKIFTNAQIHELDKYTIEHEPIKSIDLMERAAKALTHSIMEQWSNQTPVVVFAGPGNNGGDALAVARLLFAENYQVKVVLFNISNQLSEDCATNKQRLLDMKQFKDFTEVTATFEPPDLTAETLVVDGLFGSGLNKPLAGGFASLIKYINQSPSKVVSIDVPSGLMSEDNSFNVRANIIHADLTLTLHQKKLSFLFGDMQPFLGELKVLDIRLSQEYINKTEAQFSILEESDIRSRLLHRGDFAHKGQMGNALIIAGSYGMAGASVLATKACLRSGVGKATVHTPKKNYDIMQISVPEAVMQMDHEETTFSEAVDTEDFDALGIGPGLGLSENTAIAMISQIRRAQCPVVADADALNMLASHRAWMQQLPRNIIMTPHPLEFDRLSGSPANGDYERLQQARDMAQSLHAYILLKGHYSALCMPNGHVCFNPTGNSGMATAGSGDVLTGIITALLARGYKQEDACAVGMYIHGLAGDFAEKEVGKESLIASDIINYLPEAFKRLND
- the hpt gene encoding hypoxanthine phosphoribosyltransferase, with protein sequence MSRVTIKDKTFETSIPEAEILERVKKVAERINKDMADKNPLFIAVLNGSFMFASDLMKHITIPCEISFVKLASYEGTTSTGKIKEVIGLNEDIRGRHVVIVEDIVDTGSTMKRMIETLGTREPASLHISTLLLKPGKLQVPLDIEYVAMEIPNDFIVGYGLDYDQQGRNLRDIYTLVNE